Part of the Streptomyces sp. WMMC500 genome is shown below.
GGCAGCCTCGCCCCCACCGAGTTCCTGAACTCCGACGACCCCGACGTCCGCGACTTCGTGCGCCGCACGCTGCCGCGGGGCGGGCTCGACAGCAGGGACGCCGCCGTACGCCTCTACTACGCGGTGCGCGACGGCGTCGACTACGAGGTCTACGGCGTGGACCTGTCCCGTACCGGCGTCACCGCCGCGCAGGTGGCCCGTACCGGCAAAGGCATGTGCGTCCACAAGTCCGTGCTCTACGCCGCCGCCCTGCGCGCCGCCGGCATCCCCGCGCGGCTCGTGCTCACCGACGTGCGCAACCACCTGTCGTCGCCCGCGCTGCGCGCGCGGGTCGGCGGGGACGTCATCCGCTACCACACCTCGACCACCGTCCACCTCGACGGCACGTGGGTGCGCGCGGCCCCCGTCTTCAACCGGCTGCTGTGCCGCCTGTACGGCGTGCGTCCCCTCGGCTTCGACGGCAGAACCGACAGCGTCCACCGCCCGCACGACGACGGAGCCCGCCACCTGGAAGTCGTCCGCGAGCACGGCGAGTTCGACGACCTGCCCTACGAGCGGCTCATCGACGGCATGCGCCGCGCCCACCCCGGCATCTTCGCCGAGCCCGGCAGCACCCGGCTGGTCACCGGCTCGCTGCTCGCCCCCGCGATCTGCCGCACCGCCACATGCCGACGCTGATCGACGCCTGCCCGTCCCACGGCATCGCACCGTTCGTCGCGATCACGCGCGCCCGGATCTCTCCTCTCACGGGCAGCGCCCCGGCCGTACCTTCTGGTAACTTCCCCACCGCGGGCGACCAAGGGCCCGCGGCGAAGGCACGTGGCCCACCCGGCGGAAGGAGCCGGACGATGACCGGACCGAACGGCGCACGGCCACACGACGGACCGGCCCGGCGCCGGTTTCTCGGCTACGTACTGGCCGCCCCCACCCTCGTGGCCGCCGCCCAGCTCGTGCCCGCCCCCGTGGCCGGCGCCAAGCCCGCCTCGCCGGACCTCACCGAACTCGTCGACCTCAGCGACGTTCTGACGGCCGCCGCCCTGCCCACCTCGGGGCTCATCACCGTCGAGGTCGAATCCGACGGCACCGTCTCCTTCGCCCTGCCCCGTGCCGAGGTGGGACAGGGCATCACCACCTCCACCGCCATGCTCATCGCCGAGGAACTGGCGGTGCCGCCCGAGCGGGTACGGGTGACGCTGGCGGAAGCCCGCCCCGAGCTGCTGTTCAACCAGCTCACCGGCGCCTCCAACACCACCGTCGCCACCTACACCCCGATCCGGGTCGCCGCCGCCGTCGCCCGCCACCGGCTGCTCACCGCCGCCGCGGCCGAACTGGGCTCGCCCGCGGCGCACCTGACGTTGCGCGACGGTGTCGTCCGCGACCGCACCGGCGCCACCGTCGACATCGGCACCCTCGCCCCCAAGGCCGCCGCCACCCGCTCCCAGCCGGTCGAGGTCCGGCTCACCGCCCGCGAGAACTTCACCGTCATCGGCCGGCCCCACAACCGCGTCGACGCCCGCGACGCCGTCACCGGCCGCAAGAAGTTCGCCATGGACCTCGACATCCCCGACGCGAAGCCCACGATGGTCTGCCGCCCGCCGACCATCAACGGCAAACCCGGCGCCGTCGCCAACCTCGCCGACGTCGCCGCCATGCCCGGCGTCACCGACGTCGTGCCGATCGACACCGGCGTGGCCGTGCGCGCCGAGACCTTCGGCCAGTGCATCGACGCCGTACGCGCGCTGCGCGTCGACTGGCACCCCGGCACCGCCGAGGGCAAGTCCGACGAGACCGTACTGCGCGAACTCGCCGCGGCCGAGCCGCCGATGGGACTGCCCCCGCTCACGCCCCACGTGGAGGCCACGTTCACCTTCCACTTCCGCAGCAACAGCGCCCTGGAGCCCAACTGCGCCGTCGCCGACGTACGGGCCGACCGCGCCGAGGTCTGGTCGGCGCTCAAGTCCCCGATCGTCGCCAAGGAG
Proteins encoded:
- a CDS encoding transglutaminase-like domain-containing protein translates to MTTTDLEGSLAPTEFLNSDDPDVRDFVRRTLPRGGLDSRDAAVRLYYAVRDGVDYEVYGVDLSRTGVTAAQVARTGKGMCVHKSVLYAAALRAAGIPARLVLTDVRNHLSSPALRARVGGDVIRYHTSTTVHLDGTWVRAAPVFNRLLCRLYGVRPLGFDGRTDSVHRPHDDGARHLEVVREHGEFDDLPYERLIDGMRRAHPGIFAEPGSTRLVTGSLLAPAICRTATCRR